From the genome of Spirosomataceae bacterium TFI 002, one region includes:
- a CDS encoding HlyD family secretion protein produces the protein MKEKEGNNISEKLLRTDIMSLLGGKGLPQKDGFFINPSPPVKPPKVEVSQDDNHRPRVPELINNQVDEVLNKPPQWLVRWGTGIFLGILCLLIGITWFVKYPDLVTSGISLKSVNQPKPIIAKNGGRLEKLFVANGEIVNKNHLLAFFESTAKHEEVLALDKEIATLVTYANEENLSKIHSAQIPNFFSLGEMQRSYQVFQQALVASKTSLINGTLVQKKSTVSKDIGIYNVMNENALNQLKLQAKDLELSKQEWDSKKRLQEKGFVAMVDVTNAESQYLSKLQAYEQSKANLENTKMSKNQKFQEILELDKTIDEQKNGLFQAIYTLKSEIEAWKQQYVAYAPSKGKVNYLADIQENQQLKPSQELLYVLPEDSDFYGEMKVGQFNFGKVKKGQDVIVKLQSYPYQEFGTVRGRLEYISEIPSDTTYLLKIAFPNGLITSSNQPLNFRNGMAGTGEIVTEDLRLMEKLIFNVKKSFVR, from the coding sequence GTGAAAGAAAAGGAAGGTAACAACATTTCGGAGAAGCTCCTTAGGACAGACATCATGTCTCTGCTCGGAGGAAAAGGACTGCCTCAGAAAGACGGTTTCTTTATTAATCCTTCACCTCCTGTAAAACCACCCAAAGTTGAAGTCAGCCAAGACGACAATCATAGACCTCGTGTTCCAGAACTCATCAATAACCAAGTAGATGAGGTATTAAACAAACCGCCACAATGGCTTGTGAGATGGGGAACAGGAATATTTCTAGGTATTTTGTGCTTACTTATAGGCATTACTTGGTTTGTAAAATATCCTGATTTGGTGACATCTGGTATTAGCTTAAAATCTGTAAATCAGCCTAAACCCATCATAGCGAAAAATGGTGGAAGGCTAGAAAAGCTTTTTGTAGCAAATGGTGAAATAGTAAATAAAAACCATTTACTCGCTTTTTTTGAAAGTACGGCGAAACATGAGGAAGTTCTAGCATTGGACAAGGAAATAGCCACTTTGGTTACTTATGCCAATGAGGAGAACCTTTCTAAAATTCATTCGGCTCAGATTCCCAATTTCTTCTCACTTGGAGAAATGCAACGATCATATCAAGTATTTCAACAAGCTTTAGTAGCTTCTAAAACTTCCTTGATTAATGGTACACTCGTTCAAAAGAAAAGTACCGTCTCCAAGGACATTGGTATTTACAATGTGATGAATGAAAATGCCTTGAATCAACTCAAACTGCAAGCCAAGGATTTAGAACTAAGTAAACAAGAATGGGATTCCAAAAAGCGACTTCAAGAGAAAGGGTTTGTAGCAATGGTTGATGTGACAAATGCAGAGAGCCAATACCTCAGTAAACTTCAAGCTTATGAGCAGTCAAAAGCCAACCTTGAAAACACCAAGATGAGCAAAAATCAAAAGTTTCAAGAGATTTTGGAATTAGACAAAACAATAGACGAACAAAAAAACGGGCTTTTTCAAGCGATCTATACCCTCAAAAGTGAAATTGAGGCTTGGAAACAGCAATATGTGGCCTATGCACCAAGCAAAGGCAAGGTGAATTACCTAGCCGATATTCAGGAAAACCAACAATTGAAACCAAGTCAAGAACTGCTTTATGTATTGCCAGAGGATTCAGATTTCTATGGAGAAATGAAAGTTGGTCAGTTTAACTTTGGGAAAGTAAAAAAAGGACAAGATGTAATTGTGAAACTCCAAAGTTACCCTTATCAAGAATTTGGAACAGTAAGGGGCCGATTGGAATATATTTCAGAAATCCCATCCGATACGACCTATTTGCTCAAAATCGCCTTCCCAAATGGTTTAATTACTTCGTCTAATCAACCGCTTAACTTTAGAAATGGTATGGCTGGAACTGGCGAAATTGTAACTGAAGACCTTCGGCTTATGGAAAAGTTGATTTTCAACGTGAAAAAATCATTTGTACGATGA
- a CDS encoding outer membrane protein: MRIFLFLLFLLFSFITKAQKGMSLEDCINYAYEHSPIVKQSTINLEKSDNSLERSKKAFFPTISTGFSQGLNSGRSIDPFTNDFVQRTIASNSYSVGSNLAIFNGFANKYQIELNEQNFATSKLEIERVKFDLGNNVTIAYMNVLMAQELEQFNTENKELLKVELARVLALVKEGQLPKTDIIDMNARMASLDYEITSAQQAIKNSKLSLARLMYFNDFEQLSIKSIPLNRDSFKTQPENKLIAIQKLPAYKIAFQGLQNANIAMKLAQTEKLPSVSLNVGLGTGYSSVAANETPYFNQIGRNFNQSGRLSINFPIFTNGQIKYKTQEAKLDKLIAESQINQTRFELTQEVQEAILLVEAAQAKYKSAIIQLEAQNASLNAAKERFFEGLINSIELNTVQQAVNKANSDLIISKYEYYFRGLVLERY; encoded by the coding sequence ATGAGAATTTTTCTTTTCTTATTGTTTCTATTATTTAGCTTTATTACCAAAGCCCAAAAAGGCATGTCACTAGAGGATTGTATCAACTATGCATACGAGCACAGCCCTATTGTGAAACAAAGTACAATTAACCTCGAAAAAAGTGACAATAGTCTTGAACGATCAAAAAAAGCCTTTTTCCCCACCATTTCAACAGGTTTCTCACAAGGATTAAACTCTGGTCGTAGTATTGATCCATTTACAAATGATTTTGTACAACGGACTATCGCTTCCAACTCTTATTCTGTAGGTTCGAATCTTGCGATTTTCAATGGTTTTGCAAACAAGTACCAGATTGAACTTAACGAACAGAACTTCGCTACAAGTAAGCTAGAAATTGAAAGGGTAAAGTTTGACTTAGGTAACAATGTTACTATTGCCTACATGAATGTACTCATGGCCCAAGAATTGGAACAGTTTAACACTGAGAACAAAGAACTCTTAAAGGTAGAACTGGCAAGAGTATTGGCACTTGTAAAAGAAGGACAGTTACCCAAAACTGACATCATAGACATGAACGCAAGAATGGCTTCATTGGACTATGAAATCACAAGTGCACAACAAGCTATCAAGAATTCAAAACTTTCACTTGCGAGATTGATGTATTTCAATGATTTTGAGCAGCTTTCAATTAAATCCATTCCACTGAATAGGGATAGTTTTAAAACACAACCCGAAAACAAATTGATTGCTATTCAGAAACTCCCTGCTTACAAAATTGCATTTCAAGGTCTCCAAAATGCCAACATAGCCATGAAACTTGCACAAACTGAAAAATTGCCAAGTGTTTCTCTAAATGTTGGTTTGGGTACAGGTTATTCCAGTGTGGCTGCAAACGAAACCCCGTATTTTAACCAAATTGGTAGAAATTTCAATCAATCTGGACGCTTGAGCATCAATTTCCCAATCTTTACAAATGGTCAAATAAAATACAAAACCCAAGAAGCAAAGCTAGACAAATTAATAGCCGAAAGTCAAATAAATCAAACGAGGTTTGAACTCACCCAAGAAGTACAAGAAGCTATTTTACTAGTAGAGGCGGCTCAAGCAAAATACAAGAGTGCTATTATTCAACTAGAAGCTCAAAACGCTTCGTTAAATGCTGCTAAAGAACGTTTTTTTGAAGGTTTAATCAATAGCATAGAACTTAATACGGTGCAACAAGCTGTCAACAAAGCAAACTCCGATCTTATCATTAGTAAATACGAATATTACTTCAGAGGGTTAGTTTTGGAGAGGTATTGA
- a CDS encoding natural product precursor, translating to MQKTLADFQQNQLSKNEMSELKGGYISEGGTCNAKCSATNNGVYEWSRANNTLSRDQAISNAASCNAAGGQGYWCCASCP from the coding sequence ATGCAAAAAACGTTAGCTGATTTTCAGCAAAACCAATTGTCAAAAAATGAGATGTCGGAATTAAAAGGTGGCTATATCTCAGAAGGCGGAACTTGCAATGCCAAATGTTCTGCTACCAATAATGGAGTTTATGAATGGTCAAGGGCAAATAATACGTTAAGTCGAGATCAAGCTATTTCGAATGCCGCATCCTGCAATGCTGCCGGCGGGCAAGGTTATTGGTGTTGTGCAAGTTGTCCATAA
- a CDS encoding Thioredoxin-like: MKIIHVIISFAFISCHDLKKAENQILSEEIVENSSIVCNFDPKREGAVYYDPYYDRLIIQPNDTFNIKSFEKNVFIEFGSGDYTSYYILKPRLFTRFESSENFLKPIGLDEKQSRELGFYEAYKKRFGNIDNEEFLAIRSLWGKKYIEKPELRDEQFEEDLTRQLLFLDEYTKDHHLDEDFLLVWTNFFKYRKYEKLVFLQPMVFDQIGDEYVNSVCHLVDTIQNDDLLYLRPYQNTLLSLAYTIWLKEKGNDSQPEFESRLKSIGKHFKGKSLDFLKMTLIKSQILESRLTFNQIKPFYEKFISTCPHEDYKNNIKDFFVKDTNVEAGAFVDINQEAVDLKQLIKNNKLTYVDFWASWCKPCIEEFRHKNELASLFKGKGVGFVFLSIDQDYDKWKSSSLRLLKGENSFFEMNSDSTLSKQLAVKEIPRYVIFDQSGNPIVQTALRPSDPKLKVQLNELLKRY, translated from the coding sequence ATGAAAATAATTCATGTTATTATTAGTTTCGCATTTATAAGCTGTCACGATTTAAAAAAGGCAGAAAATCAGATCCTAAGTGAAGAAATTGTAGAAAATTCATCCATAGTTTGCAATTTCGATCCTAAAAGGGAAGGTGCTGTTTACTATGATCCTTACTATGATCGATTAATAATTCAACCAAATGATACTTTTAATATTAAATCTTTTGAAAAGAATGTATTTATTGAGTTTGGTTCTGGAGACTATACGAGCTATTATATTTTAAAACCAAGATTATTTACAAGGTTCGAATCAAGCGAAAACTTTCTAAAACCAATTGGACTTGATGAAAAGCAAAGCCGAGAACTAGGTTTCTATGAGGCTTATAAAAAACGATTCGGTAATATTGACAACGAGGAGTTTCTGGCAATCCGTTCGCTATGGGGTAAAAAATATATTGAAAAACCTGAACTGAGAGATGAGCAATTTGAAGAAGACTTAACCCGACAATTGTTGTTTTTGGATGAATATACAAAGGATCATCATCTTGATGAAGACTTTTTGCTAGTTTGGACAAATTTCTTCAAATACAGAAAGTATGAAAAATTAGTTTTTTTGCAACCAATGGTTTTCGATCAAATAGGTGACGAATATGTTAATAGCGTTTGCCACTTGGTTGACACTATTCAAAATGACGATCTTTTGTACCTAAGACCTTATCAAAATACCCTATTAAGTCTTGCCTATACCATATGGCTAAAAGAAAAAGGTAATGATTCACAACCTGAGTTTGAAAGTCGATTAAAAAGTATTGGAAAACATTTTAAAGGTAAGTCCTTGGATTTCTTAAAAATGACACTTATTAAAAGTCAAATATTGGAATCAAGATTAACTTTTAATCAGATAAAACCCTTTTACGAAAAATTTATTAGCACTTGTCCACACGAAGATTACAAAAATAATATAAAAGACTTTTTCGTAAAAGATACTAATGTTGAAGCTGGGGCTTTTGTGGATATAAATCAAGAAGCCGTAGATTTAAAGCAACTTATAAAAAACAATAAATTAACCTACGTGGATTTTTGGGCGTCTTGGTGCAAACCATGTATAGAGGAGTTTAGACATAAAAATGAATTAGCCTCGCTTTTCAAAGGGAAAGGAGTTGGATTTGTTTTTTTATCTATTGATCAAGATTATGACAAATGGAAAAGTAGCTCATTAAGGCTGTTGAAAGGTGAGAATTCTTTTTTTGAAATGAATAGCGATTCAACTCTCTCCAAACAACTCGCTGTAAAGGAAATTCCGCGATATGTCATTTTTGATCAATCTGGAAACCCAATTGTTCAAACTGCTCTTCGACCTTCCGATCCGAAACTTAAAGTACAATTGAACGAATTGTTAAAAAGGTATTGA
- a CDS encoding transketolase: MQISELENIASQVRRDIVRMVHGCASGHPGGSLGCTDLLVALYFQQMKINNRKGKGGHLSFKMDGEGEDLFFLSNGHISPVFYSVLAHRGYFDKSELATFRKLDSRLQGHPTTHEHLPGIRIASGSLGQGMSVAIGAALAKKLNGDDSFVYVLMGDGEQQEGQVWEAAQFAPHHKVDNLVAIIDFNGQQIDGSTNEVMNNRDLKAKYKAFGWNVIELKEGNNMAEVVRIMRKAKRATAGKGVPTMVLMTTEMGAGVDFMMGSHKWHGIAPNDEQLAAALAQLPETLGDY, translated from the coding sequence ATGCAAATCTCAGAATTAGAAAACATTGCCTCGCAAGTTCGCAGAGACATCGTGAGAATGGTACATGGTTGTGCTTCAGGTCATCCAGGTGGATCGCTAGGATGTACGGACCTTTTGGTCGCATTGTACTTTCAGCAAATGAAAATTAATAACCGTAAAGGAAAGGGTGGTCACTTATCATTCAAAATGGATGGCGAAGGTGAAGACCTATTTTTCTTGTCAAATGGCCACATTTCACCCGTTTTTTATTCTGTTTTGGCACATAGAGGATATTTTGACAAAAGTGAACTTGCAACTTTCAGAAAGCTAGATTCTAGGTTACAAGGACACCCAACTACCCACGAACACCTTCCAGGTATTAGAATCGCTTCTGGTTCTCTTGGACAAGGTATGTCAGTAGCAATAGGTGCTGCTCTTGCCAAAAAACTTAATGGCGATGACAGCTTCGTTTATGTTCTCATGGGAGATGGTGAGCAGCAAGAAGGGCAAGTATGGGAAGCGGCACAGTTTGCCCCACACCATAAAGTTGACAACTTGGTTGCAATCATTGACTTCAATGGTCAGCAAATAGACGGTTCTACCAACGAAGTAATGAACAATCGCGATTTGAAAGCGAAGTACAAAGCTTTCGGCTGGAACGTAATAGAATTGAAAGAAGGAAATAATATGGCCGAAGTAGTTCGTATCATGAGAAAAGCCAAAAGAGCAACTGCTGGTAAAGGAGTACCTACAATGGTGCTTATGACTACAGAAATGGGTGCTGGAGTTGATTTCATGATGGGAAGCCACAAATGGCACGGTATTGCTCCAAACGACGAGCAATTAGCAGCTGCATTGGCACAACTTCCAGAAACACTTGGCGATTATTAA
- a CDS encoding transketolase, whose product MKKYTYTEKQDTRSGFGDGMTELGRTNPKVVTLCADLVGSLKTATFIKENPERFFQTGIAEANMMGIAAGLTIGGYIPYPTTFANFGSGRVYDQIRQSIAYSDKNVKIAVSHAGLTLGEDGATHQILEDIAMMRAMPNMTVINPCDYNQTKAATIALASHVGPAYLRFGRPKVPIFTDPNQKFEIGKAWMVNEGTDVSIFATGHLVWEAIQAGEVLAAKGISAEIINIHTIKPLDVDAIIKSVRKTKCVVTCEEHQANGGLGDAVAQTLARSFVAPQEYIAVNDSFGESGTPEQLMKKYGLSSENIVEAVQKVIARKG is encoded by the coding sequence ATGAAAAAATATACATACACAGAAAAGCAAGACACAAGATCGGGATTTGGAGATGGAATGACCGAGCTTGGTCGTACCAATCCTAAGGTTGTTACCCTATGTGCGGACCTTGTAGGCTCGCTCAAAACAGCTACTTTTATAAAAGAAAACCCAGAGCGTTTTTTCCAAACAGGAATTGCAGAAGCAAACATGATGGGAATAGCAGCTGGTTTAACAATAGGCGGTTATATCCCATACCCTACTACTTTTGCAAACTTTGGCTCAGGTCGTGTTTATGATCAAATACGCCAATCAATTGCTTATTCAGATAAAAACGTAAAAATTGCCGTTTCTCACGCAGGTTTAACGCTTGGAGAAGATGGAGCAACACACCAAATATTGGAAGACATTGCTATGATGCGTGCCATGCCAAATATGACGGTGATAAACCCATGTGACTACAACCAAACCAAAGCAGCAACAATCGCATTGGCTTCTCATGTAGGACCAGCTTATTTAAGATTTGGAAGACCAAAAGTGCCAATTTTCACTGATCCAAACCAAAAATTTGAAATCGGTAAAGCATGGATGGTTAATGAAGGCACTGACGTATCTATTTTCGCTACAGGTCATTTGGTATGGGAAGCAATACAAGCTGGAGAGGTTTTAGCAGCAAAAGGAATTAGTGCTGAAATAATTAACATCCACACGATCAAGCCATTGGACGTTGACGCAATCATCAAATCAGTAAGAAAAACTAAATGTGTGGTAACTTGTGAAGAGCACCAAGCAAATGGAGGTTTAGGCGATGCTGTCGCTCAAACATTAGCTAGGTCTTTCGTTGCTCCACAGGAATACATAGCTGTCAATGACTCTTTTGGAGAAAGTGGTACACCAGAGCAACTGATGAAAAAATACGGACTATCTTCTGAAAACATTGTAGAAGCAGTTCAAAAAGTAATAGCAAGAAAAGGATAA
- a CDS encoding RNA polymerase sigma-70 factor, ECF subfamily, with amino-acid sequence MHKDQDIIELLSDPAQHELAFKMIVSSYKERLYHVIRKILIDHDDTDDVLQDAFIKIWKNLDKFRGDANLYTWVYRIGTNEALSYLRKRKNTQNISMDDNPELMSMLESASKGSQMTGDEISFRLQKAVLALPEKQRLVFNMKYFDKLKYEEIAEITETSVGGLKANYHMAVKKIEEILTEK; translated from the coding sequence ATGCATAAAGATCAAGATATTATAGAATTGTTAAGTGACCCAGCTCAGCACGAGCTGGCATTTAAAATGATAGTAAGTAGCTATAAAGAGCGGCTTTATCATGTTATCCGTAAGATTTTGATTGATCATGATGATACAGATGACGTGTTGCAAGATGCTTTTATTAAGATTTGGAAAAATCTAGATAAATTTAGAGGCGATGCCAACCTTTACACATGGGTATACCGAATAGGGACAAATGAAGCACTGAGTTATCTTCGTAAGCGAAAGAATACTCAAAACATCTCAATGGACGACAACCCAGAGTTGATGTCCATGCTTGAAAGTGCCTCAAAAGGTAGCCAAATGACTGGTGACGAAATATCATTTAGATTGCAAAAGGCTGTACTTGCTTTGCCAGAAAAACAGCGTCTTGTGTTCAATATGAAGTACTTTGATAAACTTAAATACGAAGAAATAGCAGAAATCACCGAAACAAGTGTTGGGGGCTTGAAAGCAAACTATCACATGGCGGTTAAAAAAATTGAAGAAATTCTAACTGAGAAATAA
- a CDS encoding LTXXQ motif family protein, protein MKKILFILLFSLTFVHSYGQDKKSDRREALMALKVGMITEKVNLTADQAENFWPVYNEYSHEKRELNRNMRREMHKSTQDELTDKDRMASQDKILKLREAEIDLTKKYRERLLKIINPKQYADLQVAEESFNRMLLEELRKRKERSNN, encoded by the coding sequence ATGAAAAAAATATTATTTATACTCCTCTTTTCTTTAACATTTGTTCATTCATATGGACAGGATAAGAAAAGCGACCGAAGAGAGGCCCTAATGGCCTTAAAAGTAGGTATGATAACCGAGAAAGTTAACCTTACTGCTGACCAAGCAGAGAACTTTTGGCCTGTTTACAATGAGTATTCTCATGAAAAAAGAGAACTGAACAGAAACATGAGGAGAGAGATGCATAAATCTACTCAAGACGAACTTACTGATAAGGATAGAATGGCATCTCAAGACAAGATTCTCAAGCTTAGAGAGGCCGAGATTGATCTTACTAAAAAATATAGAGAGCGACTGCTCAAAATTATTAATCCAAAGCAATACGCAGACCTCCAAGTAGCCGAAGAAAGTTTTAATCGGATGCTTTTAGAAGAACTTAGAAAAAGAAAAGAGCGATCAAATAATTGA
- a CDS encoding gliding motility-associated C-terminal domain-containing protein, translated as MKGVLLGLFLGLSQFLMASEPSSGFTFIENLGQWHEDILFKSDIPGGVLLVTKRGLEYQFYEKLSHPYQSNSQARVALRSDRVTVNVLEGNFHKSLKSQAVQGTYNYFIGKDPSKWKSNVKAYRDLLFGDVLENIDFRIYSLGESIKYEFIVRKGGNPSDIKLVYDDKHHPKFNNNGLEVSTILGLIKEFPPYSFQDSNGSKQKVGSGFRVDKNVVSFKLATYDKSKDLIIDPELVFSTYSGGVSDNWAQTATYDDDGNLYAGGTVFGPSFPISSAGYQQAAAGASSNTFEGSITDIVIQKYSKDGKSLLYSTFLGGEASEVSHSLVVNSRGELVVFGTTSSPNFPVTPRAYDASFAGGPRLIGAPITTSINYLNGTDIFVTVLGPNGDKLVGSTFLGGSNNDGIHNNGALKIKNYGDEFRGEVYVDNEDKIYLATTSLSGDFPIVNGEKLNRSNDALVCRLNRDLSRLEWSSFLGGEFYDAAYGIRVNEKKEVFVVGSTISKDIGATNGTYQSSLAGEMDGFVAKYVADKLVALTYIGTKEEDLGMFLDLDNEGQVYVFGLTEGQYAVSPGVYRNANSGQFVHCLSNDLKKSVFSTVFGSGRGVGIIDIVPTAFLVNKCGNIYLAGWGGKVNANNGFNENSTTLGLPTSQDAYQKETTGSNFYFAILEAGARSLLYGTFFGSSDPPDPNLGRGDHLDGGTCRFDKNGVIYHTACVCRAQDGIGSVQFPLKNAYETKHGNSNCNLAAFKFDISALKADFNILDGDKVNPEIVCNTTKLDFKNKSTGALTYEWAIDDTAATRLESFDYTFLKEGTYEIKLSAYNKLNCSASDSITRTIKVIPFPTKISNDTVLCPGGTVNLFASGGDTYSWLPANLVSNSTSAAVTAEPLESTEFEVTISNAICSTKRKIKAEVTNDKPDFYTTLDLEICKGDEIKLEAFGAGEEFTWTGEDLEKTIGDNIIVAPLKSSTYRVQTFYEDGCKPFKDIHVTIDESFGPVFSSNIIYNCGKPFELEFDLESNDKVVSYVWQMGNGDSLVGVVPNNYKYRDAGTYNVRVDAKNKIGCILSSELALNIPDGDGIIPNAISPNGDGKNDTFVIGVGEATLRIYNRWGKLLYENMNYKNDWGGNVKPDVYFYEIILNNAKTCKGWVEVFN; from the coding sequence ATGAAAGGCGTACTTCTTGGTCTATTTCTTGGGTTGAGTCAATTTTTGATGGCAAGTGAACCTTCATCAGGTTTTACCTTTATCGAAAATCTAGGCCAATGGCATGAAGACATCCTTTTCAAAAGTGACATTCCTGGTGGAGTATTACTTGTTACAAAACGAGGATTGGAGTACCAGTTCTATGAAAAGCTTTCGCACCCTTATCAATCTAATAGCCAAGCACGGGTAGCACTCCGTAGCGACAGGGTTACTGTAAATGTGTTGGAAGGGAACTTCCATAAATCTCTCAAATCTCAAGCCGTACAAGGAACATACAATTATTTTATTGGTAAAGATCCATCCAAATGGAAAAGTAACGTAAAGGCGTATAGAGACCTGCTCTTTGGTGATGTTTTAGAAAATATTGACTTCCGAATTTATAGTTTAGGTGAATCAATAAAGTACGAGTTCATTGTCCGAAAAGGAGGAAACCCTAGTGACATTAAGTTGGTTTATGATGACAAGCACCATCCCAAGTTTAATAATAATGGATTGGAGGTATCAACAATTTTAGGTCTGATAAAAGAGTTTCCACCTTATAGCTTTCAAGATTCCAATGGTTCAAAACAAAAGGTAGGTTCAGGGTTTAGGGTTGACAAAAATGTGGTCAGTTTTAAACTAGCAACTTACGATAAGTCAAAGGATCTTATCATAGATCCAGAGCTTGTATTTTCTACCTATTCTGGTGGTGTATCCGACAATTGGGCACAAACCGCCACTTACGACGACGATGGTAATTTGTATGCAGGAGGAACTGTTTTTGGCCCTTCGTTTCCTATTTCGTCAGCCGGTTACCAACAAGCTGCTGCCGGAGCGTCTTCTAATACATTTGAAGGTAGCATTACAGATATTGTAATCCAGAAATATAGTAAAGATGGAAAAAGCTTGTTGTATTCAACATTTTTGGGAGGAGAAGCTTCTGAGGTATCGCATAGTTTAGTCGTTAATTCTCGGGGTGAACTAGTAGTCTTTGGCACCACATCATCTCCTAATTTTCCTGTAACTCCGAGAGCATATGATGCTAGTTTTGCAGGTGGACCAAGGCTCATAGGAGCTCCAATTACTACAAGTATCAACTATCTCAACGGGACTGATATTTTCGTAACTGTACTTGGTCCAAATGGTGATAAGTTAGTTGGCAGTACATTTTTAGGAGGCTCAAATAATGATGGAATTCATAATAATGGAGCCTTGAAAATCAAAAACTATGGCGATGAATTTAGAGGCGAAGTATATGTAGATAATGAAGACAAAATTTACCTAGCAACGACTTCTCTTTCTGGTGATTTCCCTATTGTAAATGGCGAAAAGTTGAATCGCTCCAATGATGCTTTAGTTTGTAGACTCAACCGAGATCTTAGTCGACTTGAGTGGTCTTCCTTTTTAGGTGGAGAGTTTTATGATGCAGCCTATGGAATCAGGGTAAACGAGAAAAAAGAAGTATTTGTAGTTGGAAGCACCATTAGTAAAGATATAGGAGCAACAAATGGGACCTACCAAAGCAGTTTAGCTGGAGAGATGGATGGCTTTGTTGCAAAATACGTTGCTGATAAATTAGTTGCACTGACTTATATAGGAACTAAGGAAGAAGACTTAGGAATGTTTCTCGACCTTGATAATGAAGGTCAAGTTTATGTATTTGGACTTACAGAGGGGCAATATGCAGTTAGTCCAGGGGTATACAGAAATGCCAATAGTGGGCAGTTTGTTCATTGCTTAAGTAATGATTTGAAAAAATCAGTTTTCTCCACTGTCTTTGGATCGGGTAGGGGAGTAGGTATCATCGACATTGTACCAACGGCTTTCTTAGTTAATAAATGCGGGAATATATATTTAGCAGGCTGGGGAGGGAAAGTAAATGCTAATAATGGTTTTAATGAGAATAGTACGACCCTTGGATTGCCCACTTCTCAAGATGCTTACCAAAAAGAAACCACCGGATCCAATTTCTATTTTGCAATTTTAGAAGCAGGTGCAAGGTCTTTGCTTTATGGAACATTTTTTGGTTCTTCAGATCCACCAGATCCTAATTTAGGAAGAGGAGATCACCTAGACGGTGGAACATGTCGTTTTGACAAAAATGGAGTTATTTATCATACAGCTTGCGTGTGTAGGGCACAGGACGGAATAGGTTCCGTACAGTTTCCACTTAAAAATGCATACGAAACAAAACACGGCAACAGTAATTGTAACTTGGCAGCCTTCAAGTTTGACATTTCTGCTTTAAAAGCAGATTTCAATATTTTGGATGGGGATAAAGTAAATCCAGAAATTGTATGCAATACCACTAAACTCGATTTTAAAAATAAGAGTACTGGAGCTCTTACCTATGAATGGGCAATTGACGACACAGCGGCAACAAGGTTAGAGAGTTTTGATTATACTTTCTTGAAAGAAGGAACCTACGAAATAAAGCTATCGGCTTACAACAAATTGAATTGCAGTGCGAGTGATTCCATTACAAGAACAATTAAGGTAATTCCTTTTCCTACCAAAATTAGTAACGACACCGTTTTGTGCCCCGGCGGAACAGTTAACCTGTTTGCTTCAGGAGGAGACACTTACTCTTGGTTGCCTGCAAACTTGGTTTCAAACAGTACGTCGGCAGCAGTTACCGCTGAACCATTAGAAAGTACAGAGTTTGAAGTAACGATATCAAATGCTATATGTTCTACCAAAAGAAAGATAAAAGCAGAGGTTACAAATGATAAACCCGATTTTTATACAACCTTGGATTTAGAAATTTGTAAAGGAGACGAAATAAAACTTGAGGCTTTTGGGGCAGGAGAGGAGTTTACTTGGACGGGTGAAGATTTGGAAAAAACCATTGGCGATAATATCATAGTTGCTCCACTTAAGTCTAGTACGTATCGAGTGCAAACCTTCTACGAAGATGGCTGTAAGCCTTTTAAAGACATTCATGTAACTATTGATGAGAGTTTTGGGCCTGTTTTTTCAAGCAATATCATTTATAATTGTGGTAAGCCTTTTGAATTGGAATTTGATTTAGAGTCCAATGATAAAGTTGTCTCTTACGTATGGCAAATGGGAAACGGAGATAGTCTAGTAGGAGTTGTTCCCAATAATTATAAATACCGAGATGCTGGTACATATAATGTAAGAGTTGACGCCAAAAACAAAATAGGGTGTATACTAAGTAGTGAACTAGCACTTAACATTCCAGATGGAGACGGAATTATACCCAATGCCATAAGTCCCAATGGCGACGGTAAAAACGATACCTTCGTGATAGGAGTGGGAGAAGCCACATTGAGAATTTATAATCGCTGGGGCAAACTTTTATATGAAAATATGAATTATAAGAATGACTGGGGAGGAAATGTAAAACCTGATGTATATTTTTACGAAATCATTCTCAACAACGCCAAAACCTGCAAAGGCTGGGTAGAGGTATTTAACTAA